Below is a window of Selenihalanaerobacter shriftii DNA.
CTACTTCTATCTACTCTTAGGAGCAAGTAACTTTACACTAATTAATATTAGTATATCTATTATATTATATGATAATAGATTGTATATATTGTACCATTCACTTGATTTTATGTCAAATATTTTACATTTAAATCCAGTAAATGACTGACTCACATAATTGACTTATTTAGAGTAAAATGTTATTATAATTAAGTAAATTACTATAAACTAATTAATGTAGAAAGGAGATGAGACATATAATGGCTTATACTATTACTGATGAATGTATATCTTGTGGGGTATGTGAAGATGAATGTCCAGTTGAAGCAATTAGCGAAGGTGATGATAAGTTCGATATTGACGCTGATGAATGTATTGACTGTGGGGTTTGTGCTGACGCTTGTCCTGTAGAAGCAATCGAAGAATAATCAACAATCACC
It encodes the following:
- a CDS encoding DUF362 domain-containing protein codes for the protein MAYTITDECISCGVCEDECPVEAISEGDDKFDIDADECIDCGVCADACPVEAIEE